One genomic segment of Culturomica massiliensis includes these proteins:
- a CDS encoding ABC transporter permease, with translation MVLWTIMKREMVRLASRRIYLFMMVIAPVCCFLFFADLFKEGVPTNLPIAVVDKDNTSTSRSLTRSLDAFGQTEIVMRTGDFSEARKAMQKGEIYGIFYIPENFRQEASSGKEPVLSFYTNDSYILPGSLIYKDMRLQAALANGAVQKALLEAKGDTDPRLSARLNPVVVDTHPLNNPWLSYAVYLSNILLPAFLGMFAMFVVTYSFGEELKKGTARELMALSHDSVLTAVTGKLLPQLLIFMVIGCFCLALLYRFLHFPLNSGFFPMFLVMLCLILASQGFALLMTGIYSRNRIALSTCALWSVLSFSVSGFTFPVRSMPEPMQYFVPLFPMRHYYLIYVDQALNGIPLTYSWQPYMALVLFMLLPLLVMPRLKARLLKNEYLP, from the coding sequence ATGGTATTGTGGACAATTATGAAACGGGAAATGGTAAGGCTGGCATCGCGCCGGATATACCTCTTTATGATGGTAATCGCTCCGGTATGTTGTTTCCTGTTTTTTGCCGATCTTTTTAAAGAAGGAGTCCCTACGAATTTGCCGATAGCCGTTGTAGACAAAGACAATACTTCGACTTCCCGTTCCTTAACCCGTTCCCTGGATGCTTTCGGACAGACGGAGATTGTGATGCGTACCGGAGATTTTTCAGAAGCCCGGAAGGCGATGCAAAAAGGAGAAATATACGGTATATTTTATATTCCCGAAAATTTCCGGCAGGAAGCTTCTTCCGGAAAAGAGCCGGTATTGTCGTTTTATACCAACGATTCTTATATTCTTCCCGGTTCTCTGATATACAAAGATATGCGTTTACAGGCTGCACTGGCTAACGGAGCCGTACAGAAAGCTTTGCTGGAAGCAAAAGGAGATACAGATCCCCGGTTGTCGGCCCGTTTGAATCCGGTGGTCGTGGATACCCATCCGCTGAATAATCCCTGGTTGAGTTATGCCGTATATCTTTCGAATATATTGTTACCTGCGTTTTTGGGTATGTTTGCCATGTTTGTGGTTACCTATAGCTTTGGAGAAGAATTGAAAAAAGGGACAGCCCGGGAATTGATGGCATTGAGTCATGATTCGGTGTTGACGGCCGTTACCGGAAAGCTACTTCCGCAGTTGTTGATCTTTATGGTAATCGGTTGCTTTTGTCTGGCTTTATTGTACAGGTTTCTGCATTTTCCTTTAAATAGCGGATTTTTTCCGATGTTTCTGGTGATGTTGTGTCTGATATTGGCATCGCAGGGATTTGCTTTACTGATGACGGGGATTTATAGCCGGAACCGGATCGCATTGAGTACCTGTGCTTTGTGGTCGGTATTGTCGTTTTCTGTCAGCGGCTTTACTTTTCCCGTCCGTTCCATGCCGGAACCGATGCAATATTTTGTTCCTCTTTTTCCGATGCGGCATTATTATCTGATATATGTCGATCAGGCTCTTAACGGAATTCCGCTGACCTATTCCTGGCAGCCCTATATGGCTCTTGTACTTTTTATGCTTTTGCCGTTGCTTGTTATGCCGCGTTTGAAAGCCCGGTTGTTGAAAAATGAGTATTTGCCTTAA
- a CDS encoding recombinase family protein — protein sequence MERKQIVAAYLRVSTDKQTILNQKSEVLNFCKKHDLEITTWCTETVSGTKKENERELGSLLKRLQRGDILIITEVSRLSRKMMNIMNIIHQSIEKGITIHSIKEGYKFDTSINSQVLAFAFGLCAEIERTLISQRTREALARRRAAGMKLGRPKGSFSCGKLHEYRDEICRLRTEGLSFQKIAKRYKVSPETVRLFYLRMLIRKNQKAVAVSEKE from the coding sequence ATGGAACGAAAACAAATCGTAGCAGCTTATCTACGTGTAAGCACAGACAAACAAACAATCTTAAATCAAAAAAGCGAAGTACTGAATTTCTGTAAGAAACATGACCTGGAAATAACGACCTGGTGTACAGAAACTGTCAGCGGAACCAAAAAAGAAAACGAACGGGAATTAGGTTCTTTACTCAAACGCCTGCAGCGGGGGGATATTCTGATTATCACGGAAGTATCCCGTCTCAGCCGTAAAATGATGAATATCATGAACATCATTCATCAATCCATCGAAAAGGGCATCACCATCCACAGCATCAAAGAAGGGTACAAATTCGACACTTCGATCAACAGCCAGGTGCTTGCCTTTGCTTTCGGACTCTGTGCAGAAATCGAACGTACGCTGATTTCTCAACGTACACGCGAAGCATTGGCCCGCCGTCGGGCAGCCGGTATGAAACTGGGACGTCCAAAAGGTAGTTTCAGTTGTGGAAAACTACATGAATACAGAGATGAGATATGCAGATTAAGGACCGAAGGGCTTTCTTTTCAAAAAATTGCGAAACGATACAAGGTATCACCGGAAACCGTCAGGTTATTTTATTTACGCATGCTTATCCGGAAAAACCAAAAAGCCGTAGCCGTCAGTGAAAAAGAATAA
- a CDS encoding efflux RND transporter permease subunit has product MSITEYALNNRALMKFFIAVLVGGGIFAFLSMSKLEDPEIKVKQAMVVTVYPGASAHKVELEVTDVLERSIRSMGEIDNIQSKSLADVSQITVEMKSTVAPDELEQVWDMLRRKVANAQAGLPEGARPSLVMDDFGDVYGMFYAMTTDGIPDEELMDYARLVKRELQDVEGVRRVEIYGDRKPCINIEIIQDKMANLGVHPLEVLSTLTNQNKTVYPGYFNSGDIRVRVTINDDYQSIEDIRNLIIQGHEQDQLRLGNIASVTRGYDTPSRNEMRYDGQRALGISLSMEKGGNIVELGKVVDRKLEQLKEARIPLGVEFHKVFFQPEQVRNAINVFMINLLESVLVVILILMFTMGFRSGAIIGAGLVIIVLGSFVVLYFFDGTLQRVSLGALIVAMGMLVDNAIVIIDGIQVDLERGIKKPAALTNIVKKTAMPLLGATLIAILAFLPIFLSPDTTGEYVRDLFIVLAVSLLLSWILALTQIPVHADRFLKVKPRQAEKLYDSKIYRLFRHFLSYMLWHKKLAVGVTLVLLGVSIWLYRYIPQGFFPDLSYSQLYIEFSMPEGTRIERVQKDMASIEDYLLSRPDITHVTTSFGGTPSRYNLVRSIAEPSMSYGELIVDFTGPDELKTSIPELQKYLTENYPDAYARIKRYNLMYEKFPVELMFTGPDPAVLKQLAEKTEQIMRNEPSAMLVRNDWEPMMPVLTVDYYQPVARTAGLSRSDIGISMLSATDGLPVGSYYEGTHSLPLYIKSVDTKGEKPGTLNTVPVWSMMPSTAVLNSESVKGLLMGTLKTEDLLEETIGSIPLSQATRGIDVRWEDPVVRRYNGQRAIKAQCNNAPGYTAADVRSALLQKVDTMTLPEGYAMKWLGEYRASSQSTKYLFRNLPWAGILMIGILIMLFRDFRKPAIILLCLPLAAIGIVIGILISGKDFGFVAIVGALGLIGMMIKNGVVLLDEITLQIGSGKEPVTALLDSSSSRFRPVMMASMTTVVGMLPLLTDDLFGSLAVTIMSGLLVGTVITLVFIPVLYALLFGIKGENRKKL; this is encoded by the coding sequence ATGAGTATAACTGAATATGCCTTGAATAATAGGGCTTTGATGAAGTTTTTTATTGCCGTGCTGGTGGGTGGGGGAATTTTCGCTTTTCTTTCCATGAGTAAGTTGGAAGATCCGGAAATCAAGGTAAAACAGGCAATGGTAGTTACTGTTTATCCGGGGGCTTCGGCTCATAAAGTCGAGTTGGAGGTAACGGATGTGTTGGAAAGATCGATACGCTCGATGGGAGAAATCGATAATATCCAGTCGAAGTCTTTAGCGGATGTTTCACAAATCACCGTCGAGATGAAGAGTACGGTTGCTCCGGATGAGTTGGAGCAGGTGTGGGACATGTTGAGACGGAAGGTTGCCAATGCTCAGGCCGGTTTACCTGAGGGAGCGCGTCCGTCGCTGGTGATGGACGATTTCGGAGATGTGTACGGTATGTTTTATGCCATGACGACGGACGGCATCCCGGATGAGGAATTGATGGATTATGCCCGGTTGGTGAAACGGGAGTTGCAGGATGTGGAGGGAGTACGTCGTGTAGAAATCTACGGAGACCGTAAGCCATGTATCAATATCGAGATCATTCAGGACAAGATGGCCAATCTCGGCGTTCATCCTTTAGAGGTGTTGTCGACATTGACCAATCAGAATAAAACCGTGTACCCGGGGTATTTCAATAGCGGGGATATCCGGGTTCGGGTAACTATAAACGACGATTACCAATCGATAGAAGACATCAGGAATCTGATTATTCAGGGGCATGAACAGGACCAATTACGTTTGGGGAACATCGCTTCTGTGACACGGGGATATGATACGCCTTCCCGTAATGAAATGAGGTATGACGGGCAACGGGCTTTGGGGATTTCTCTGTCAATGGAAAAAGGAGGGAATATAGTCGAACTGGGAAAGGTCGTTGACCGGAAACTGGAACAACTGAAAGAAGCCCGTATTCCCCTGGGAGTGGAGTTTCACAAAGTATTTTTCCAGCCGGAGCAAGTACGGAATGCAATCAATGTATTTATGATTAATTTGTTGGAATCCGTACTTGTCGTAATTTTAATATTGATGTTTACGATGGGATTCCGAAGCGGTGCAATTATTGGGGCCGGGTTGGTTATTATTGTTCTGGGTTCTTTTGTCGTTTTGTATTTTTTTGACGGGACGTTACAGCGGGTGTCTTTGGGAGCTTTGATTGTGGCGATGGGGATGTTGGTCGACAATGCCATTGTCATTATCGACGGTATACAGGTCGATCTGGAACGTGGAATAAAGAAACCGGCAGCATTGACCAATATTGTGAAAAAAACGGCCATGCCTTTGCTGGGGGCTACTTTGATCGCTATTCTTGCGTTTTTGCCGATTTTTCTTTCTCCGGATACGACCGGGGAATATGTGCGGGATTTGTTTATTGTTCTGGCCGTATCTTTGCTGTTGAGTTGGATACTGGCTCTCACCCAGATTCCGGTGCATGCCGATCGTTTTCTGAAGGTGAAGCCCAGACAGGCAGAAAAGTTATACGATAGTAAGATATACCGCCTTTTCCGTCATTTTTTAAGTTATATGCTCTGGCATAAAAAACTGGCCGTCGGGGTTACGTTGGTGTTGTTGGGGGTGAGTATATGGCTTTATCGGTATATTCCCCAGGGATTTTTTCCGGATTTGAGTTATAGCCAATTGTATATAGAATTCAGTATGCCGGAGGGTACCCGGATTGAACGGGTACAGAAAGATATGGCTTCGATTGAGGATTACTTGTTGTCGCGCCCGGATATCACCCATGTGACGACGAGTTTCGGAGGAACGCCTTCCCGTTATAACCTGGTGCGTTCGATTGCCGAGCCGTCGATGTCGTACGGAGAGTTGATTGTCGATTTTACGGGGCCGGACGAATTGAAAACATCGATTCCCGAATTGCAGAAATATTTGACAGAAAATTATCCGGACGCTTATGCCAGGATTAAGCGATATAACCTGATGTATGAGAAATTTCCGGTAGAACTGATGTTTACCGGACCGGATCCGGCTGTATTGAAACAGTTGGCTGAAAAGACGGAACAAATAATGAGAAATGAACCTTCGGCTATGTTGGTGAGGAACGATTGGGAACCGATGATGCCTGTTCTGACCGTTGATTATTATCAACCGGTTGCCCGGACGGCAGGCTTGTCCCGTTCGGATATCGGGATTTCGATGCTCTCGGCTACGGACGGCTTACCGGTAGGTTCTTATTATGAAGGCACACATTCATTGCCGCTTTATATTAAAAGTGTCGATACGAAAGGGGAGAAGCCGGGTACTTTGAATACGGTACCGGTGTGGAGCATGATGCCTTCGACGGCCGTATTGAACAGCGAATCGGTCAAGGGGTTATTGATGGGGACGCTGAAAACCGAGGATTTACTGGAAGAAACTATCGGTTCCATTCCTTTGAGTCAGGCTACCCGGGGGATAGATGTGCGCTGGGAAGATCCCGTGGTGAGGCGGTATAACGGACAGCGTGCGATCAAGGCACAATGTAATAATGCTCCCGGTTATACGGCGGCAGATGTCAGGAGCGCCTTGTTGCAAAAGGTAGATACGATGACGCTACCGGAAGGCTATGCGATGAAGTGGCTGGGCGAATATCGTGCCAGTAGCCAATCGACAAAATATTTGTTCCGGAATTTACCTTGGGCCGGTATTCTGATGATCGGTATTCTGATTATGTTGTTCCGGGATTTTCGGAAACCGGCGATTATTCTTCTTTGTTTGCCTTTAGCTGCTATAGGTATCGTCATCGGGATTCTGATAAGCGGTAAAGATTTCGGTTTTGTAGCGATTGTGGGAGCACTTGGGTTGATCGGTATGATGATTAAGAACGGGGTTGTATTGCTGGACGAAATAACCTTGCAAATCGGTTCGGGTAAAGAGCCTGTTACGGCATTACTCGATTCTTCCTCTTCCCGCTTCCGGCCGGTGATGATGGCTTCAATGACGACGGTTGTGGGGATGTTACCGTTGCTGACGGACGATCTTTTCGGTTCTTTAGCTGTGACTATTATGTCCGGTTTGTTGGTCGGAACAGTGATTACCCTGGTTTTTATTCCGGTGTTATATGCTTTGTTGTTCGGGATAAAAGGAGAAAATAGAAAGAAGTTATGA
- a CDS encoding efflux RND transporter periplasmic adaptor subunit encodes MKRNFGIILLGIFLVLCACRHNTPEKEMLPTVKTDTVRCFQNELHITYPGKVKAASDVDLAFRIAGPILRMPAESGAFVRKGELVAEIDPRDYEVQLSATEAEYKQIKAEAERVIELYRRNSVPVNDYDKAVSGLQQITAKYNAHKNALKDTRLLAPFDGYIQKKYFEKHETVGAGIPVVSMINLGYFEVGIDIPSSDYVRREHFKSFACTFDVFPDREFPLELVEITRKANLNQLYRVRLRLKADKESAIAAGMSVNVTIEYEPESVVLTSVPATALCEEDGKASVWVYDPVLQNVKQRPVKMVKLLKDGQAVVYDGLKAGDIVVSAGVHRLKEGMKVKVLKSVSPTNVGGLL; translated from the coding sequence ATGAAACGTAACTTTGGAATTATCCTTTTGGGGATATTTTTGGTATTGTGTGCTTGCCGGCATAATACGCCCGAAAAAGAAATGTTGCCGACAGTAAAAACAGATACTGTCAGGTGTTTTCAAAATGAATTGCATATCACTTATCCGGGGAAGGTAAAAGCTGCCTCGGATGTTGATCTGGCTTTTCGGATTGCCGGTCCGATTCTGAGGATGCCGGCGGAATCCGGAGCTTTTGTGCGTAAGGGGGAGTTGGTCGCTGAAATTGATCCGAGAGATTATGAAGTGCAGCTGTCAGCAACGGAAGCTGAGTATAAGCAAATCAAAGCGGAAGCAGAACGGGTAATCGAGCTTTACCGCCGTAACAGCGTACCGGTGAATGATTATGACAAAGCCGTATCCGGGCTTCAGCAGATTACAGCGAAATACAATGCTCATAAAAATGCATTGAAAGATACCCGTTTGCTGGCACCTTTTGACGGTTATATCCAGAAAAAATATTTCGAGAAGCATGAGACTGTGGGGGCCGGGATACCCGTGGTTTCTATGATTAATCTCGGTTACTTTGAGGTCGGGATTGATATTCCGTCGAGTGATTACGTGCGTCGGGAGCATTTCAAGTCGTTTGCCTGTACATTCGATGTTTTCCCGGACCGGGAATTTCCGTTGGAACTGGTCGAGATCACGCGGAAAGCAAACTTAAATCAGTTGTATCGGGTGAGATTGCGCTTGAAAGCCGATAAAGAGTCGGCTATTGCGGCAGGTATGAGTGTCAATGTAACGATAGAATACGAACCGGAATCCGTTGTTTTGACGAGTGTGCCGGCTACCGCCTTATGTGAGGAAGATGGGAAAGCTTCGGTTTGGGTGTATGATCCTGTATTGCAGAATGTAAAGCAACGTCCCGTAAAGATGGTCAAATTGCTGAAAGACGGGCAAGCTGTTGTATACGACGGCTTAAAAGCCGGTGATATAGTGGTATCGGCAGGTGTGCATCGTTTGAAAGAAGGGATGAAAGTGAAGGTGCTGAAATCAGTAAGTCCGACAAATGTCGGAGGTTTGTTGTAA
- a CDS encoding IS30-like element IS4351 family transposase translates to MSKHITEEQRYAISMMLQIPMSKKAIAEAIGVDKSTVYREIKRNCDARSGSYSMELAQRKADRRKQQKHRKEVLTPAMRKRIIKLLKKGFSPEQIVGRSRLEGIAMVSHETIYRWIWEDKRRGGKLHKYLRRQGRRYAKRGSKNAGRGFIPGRVDIDERPEIVELKERFGDLEIDTIIGKNHKGAILTINDRATSRVWIRKLSGKEAIPVAKIAVWALRKVKNLIHTITADNGKEFAKHEEIAQKLEIKFYFCKPYHSWERGANENTNGLIRQYIPKGKDFSEVTNKQIKWIENKLNNRPRKRLGYLTPNEKFKQIINQNSVAFAS, encoded by the coding sequence ATGAGCAAACATATAACCGAGGAACAAAGGTATGCAATTTCTATGATGTTGCAAATACCGATGAGCAAAAAAGCAATAGCGGAAGCTATCGGAGTAGATAAAAGCACTGTTTACAGGGAGATAAAGCGCAATTGCGACGCCCGAAGTGGTAGCTATAGCATGGAGCTTGCCCAGCGAAAAGCAGACAGGCGCAAGCAGCAAAAACATCGCAAGGAAGTGCTTACACCGGCAATGAGAAAACGGATAATAAAGCTGTTGAAGAAAGGATTCAGCCCGGAGCAGATTGTCGGCAGGAGCCGCTTGGAGGGAATTGCGATGGTATCTCACGAAACGATATATCGCTGGATTTGGGAGGATAAGCGGCGGGGTGGCAAACTGCACAAATATCTTCGCAGACAAGGTCGCAGGTATGCCAAACGTGGTTCTAAAAATGCAGGGCGAGGATTTATCCCAGGCAGGGTGGATATTGATGAGCGTCCCGAGATAGTGGAACTGAAGGAGAGATTTGGTGATTTAGAGATAGATACAATTATTGGTAAGAACCACAAAGGTGCCATTCTTACCATTAACGACAGAGCAACAAGCAGGGTCTGGATACGCAAGTTGTCGGGAAAAGAAGCCATCCCGGTAGCTAAGATTGCAGTATGGGCACTGCGGAAAGTGAAAAACTTAATACACACAATTACGGCTGACAATGGAAAGGAGTTTGCAAAGCACGAGGAAATTGCGCAAAAATTGGAAATAAAATTCTATTTTTGCAAACCATACCACTCATGGGAACGTGGTGCCAATGAAAACACCAACGGGCTTATCAGGCAGTATATCCCAAAGGGTAAGGACTTTAGTGAAGTAACCAACAAACAGATTAAGTGGATTGAAAATAAACTCAATAATCGACCTCGTAAAAGACTTGGATACCTCACGCCAAACGAAAAATTTAAACAAATTATTAATCAGAATTCTGTTGCATTTGCAAGTTGA
- a CDS encoding TolC family protein yields the protein MKMWITLAGLLIACALPAQEKLDLPKCRQMALENSKKLGIAGRQSAKATLDKKVYRANFFPKISGMGMYAYMQKDYSFTIDGGYLPTYVPDASGKLLPNLLLDAANRPVIGPDGNYVFRQYAFLPDINLSLGLDNAYTVGGVVEQPVYMGGKIRSAFRMASIGVEMAELNLKSVRAEVITETDEAYWQFLRLKELVVSAGKYKDVVAELVRSLTDAYQTGMASQNDLLKAQVKLNEAELLLQKAQNGEKLAEMNLCRVIGVDLGTLLQVKDSLYDGITPGVLSVDGSGVTARPEYGMLDRNIELKKNQTKLTRADFLPQLGVSASYAWTDGISVNGEADGMASFMAMASLKVPVFHWGEGRNKTKAMKAEEEMSELQKEDMVRLMQLEEAKTRFNVEDAAARVRLTAKSLLQAKENLMVSKNRYEVGMESLTNYMEAQAQWQKAWSDWIDAKAELRVSETHYLRATGRLE from the coding sequence ATGAAAATGTGGATAACCTTAGCGGGGCTTTTAATAGCCTGTGCCTTGCCGGCACAAGAAAAGCTGGATTTGCCGAAATGCCGGCAGATGGCGTTGGAAAACAGTAAGAAGCTGGGGATTGCCGGGCGGCAGTCAGCAAAAGCGACACTTGATAAAAAGGTTTACCGGGCCAATTTTTTCCCGAAGATTTCCGGGATGGGAATGTATGCCTATATGCAAAAGGATTATTCTTTTACGATTGACGGAGGATATTTACCGACTTATGTGCCCGATGCGTCCGGTAAATTGTTGCCTAATTTATTGCTTGATGCTGCCAATAGGCCGGTAATCGGTCCGGACGGGAATTATGTGTTCAGGCAATATGCTTTTCTACCGGATATTAATTTGTCTCTGGGCTTGGATAATGCATATACGGTCGGTGGTGTCGTAGAACAGCCGGTATATATGGGGGGAAAAATCCGTTCGGCTTTCCGGATGGCTTCTATCGGCGTGGAAATGGCTGAATTGAATTTAAAATCAGTCCGTGCGGAGGTAATAACAGAGACTGACGAAGCATACTGGCAGTTTTTGCGATTGAAAGAATTGGTCGTTTCTGCCGGAAAATACAAAGATGTGGTTGCTGAATTGGTGCGGAGTCTGACGGATGCTTACCAAACAGGTATGGCTTCTCAAAACGATTTATTAAAAGCACAGGTCAAGCTCAATGAGGCAGAATTGTTGCTGCAAAAAGCACAAAACGGGGAAAAACTGGCGGAAATGAATTTGTGCCGGGTAATCGGAGTGGATTTGGGGACATTGTTACAGGTAAAGGATTCGTTGTATGATGGGATTACTCCCGGTGTTTTATCGGTTGACGGATCCGGGGTGACAGCCCGCCCGGAGTATGGTATGCTGGACAGGAATATAGAATTGAAAAAGAATCAGACGAAACTGACCCGTGCGGATTTTTTGCCGCAGTTGGGCGTATCCGCTTCCTATGCCTGGACCGACGGTATTTCGGTAAACGGAGAAGCCGACGGTATGGCTTCTTTTATGGCGATGGCTTCTTTGAAAGTTCCGGTATTTCATTGGGGCGAAGGACGTAATAAGACAAAAGCAATGAAGGCTGAAGAAGAGATGAGTGAGTTGCAAAAAGAGGATATGGTGCGTCTTATGCAGCTTGAGGAAGCGAAAACCCGTTTTAATGTAGAAGATGCTGCTGCACGGGTGAGGCTGACGGCCAAATCTTTATTGCAGGCGAAAGAAAATCTGATGGTCAGTAAAAACCGTTATGAAGTAGGAATGGAAAGTCTGACGAATTACATGGAGGCACAGGCACAATGGCAGAAAGCCTGGAGTGACTGGATCGATGCCAAAGCCGAATTGCGTGTGAGTGAAACGCATTACCTCCGGGCGACCGGCAGATTGGAGTGA
- a CDS encoding ABC transporter permease — MWYNIGYIFRKELKAVFGDSAVLTFFIALTLVYPVVYTYIYSNETVFDVPVAVVDRANGYESREFIRAWDASSGVAVVAKCRDMEEARQLLYEKKIYGILEIPADFDRDLVQGRQAHVSLYCDMGALLNYKALLQAASSVAIGMGKAIQVEGLPYASVKQQELTASPVRMEEVKIFNPQSGYATFIIPAILILVIQQSLLLGVGTLAGTARERNRFGRVTPSNGHYADPVAVVVGKALAYLPVYILMSVWIFVVVPGIFNLTRIGDKWELFLFLTPFLLACVFLAMALSFLCRQRETPFLIFVFTSVPLMFMSGISWPSSAIPDYWVFFSKLFPSTYGIEGYVKINSLGASFGDVRGEFLSLWILVAVYFVLACFLYYCEGRRIRKTFSGL; from the coding sequence ATGTGGTATAACATAGGGTATATTTTTCGAAAAGAATTAAAAGCCGTTTTCGGTGACAGTGCGGTGTTGACCTTTTTTATCGCATTGACATTGGTATATCCGGTGGTGTATACTTATATTTACAGTAACGAGACGGTTTTCGACGTCCCTGTCGCAGTGGTAGACCGGGCAAATGGCTATGAAAGCCGGGAGTTTATCCGGGCGTGGGATGCCTCTTCCGGTGTTGCTGTGGTGGCGAAATGCAGGGATATGGAAGAGGCCCGGCAGTTGTTGTATGAGAAGAAAATATACGGTATTCTGGAAATACCTGCGGATTTCGACCGGGATTTAGTACAGGGCAGACAAGCTCATGTGTCTTTGTATTGTGATATGGGGGCTTTGCTTAATTACAAAGCTTTGTTGCAGGCAGCCAGCAGTGTCGCTATCGGAATGGGGAAGGCCATACAGGTAGAAGGCCTGCCTTATGCTTCGGTCAAACAACAGGAGTTGACAGCTTCTCCGGTGCGGATGGAAGAAGTAAAAATTTTCAATCCCCAAAGTGGGTATGCTACTTTTATCATCCCGGCTATTTTGATTTTGGTTATACAACAATCCCTTTTACTGGGAGTCGGCACTTTGGCTGGGACGGCCCGGGAGCGCAACCGTTTCGGGCGTGTAACACCGTCGAATGGGCATTATGCTGATCCGGTAGCGGTGGTTGTAGGAAAAGCTTTGGCTTATTTACCGGTTTATATTTTGATGTCCGTATGGATATTTGTGGTGGTACCTGGTATTTTTAACCTGACCCGGATTGGGGATAAATGGGAATTGTTTCTTTTTCTGACTCCCTTTTTGCTGGCCTGCGTTTTTTTGGCAATGGCCTTATCGTTTTTGTGCCGGCAGCGGGAAACACCTTTCCTGATATTCGTGTTTACATCGGTTCCTTTGATGTTTATGTCGGGTATATCCTGGCCTTCATCCGCGATTCCGGACTATTGGGTGTTTTTTTCAAAGCTTTTCCCTTCGACATACGGTATTGAAGGATATGTGAAAATAAATAGTTTAGGAGCTTCTTTCGGAGATGTCCGGGGAGAGTTTCTGAGCCTTTGGATATTGGTTGCGGTTTATTTCGTTTTGGCTTGTTTTTTGTATTATTGTGAGGGGCGTAGAATCCGGAAAACGTTTTCCGGTCTTTAG